The genomic window attaacatgaaaatcatcaaattaatcgCTTTTCTCAAGTCAAAGTTATAGCCGAAAATAATAGACCCTTATACAGTCCTCACTAAACACCAAATTCACTATAAaactctaaaattttgacattttcacaatttaatccttaattcaaaatttaacaaaaatcacttcacaattTCATTAAACAACACAACCAAAGCTTAAAATacacaattataataaaaaaaatcaagtttatcaatggaaacttctaaaattcttaatagattcaaaaacgaaggtacgtgCTAGCTGTACCTagttacaacaatctcaaaaacataaaatttacaagaaacagGCAAtaatttcacttacatgcaaggctTCTATACTTAGCTGATTCTCCAAGCTACTTTATATGGTGTTTTGGCAATGGATAAAGAAGAAATGAAGAATAAAAacttatttcttctaatttttttattttaatttccatttatttacaattataccattatcattaaattttcaatcatttttaATTCTAATTGCCATCCCACAaattaattatggtttaattgtTACTCAAGTCCTTCTTCAACTATGAACTAATCAATTTGATTACCTAATTTTAATAATTActaacttttgtactttttacaaattagtcctttttttcatttaactatctaaacgttaaaatttcttaaccaaattttaatacgactttaATGActctaaatattctaaaaataatatttatgagtcaacaCAATggaattttgtggtcccaaaccactgttccgtcaccactgaaaatcaggttgttacaagtAGTGCCATTCTAGAGCCCTTCCCTCGAGATGTAACAACACAGTGTTGATCTTGTCACCTTCAGGCTAGCTTCAGACTTTAAATACTATCTTAGTTTGAACCACCACGCCCTGAAGTCAAAACCATCAAAATGAGAACAAGCCATTCAGTAATTTCTTTCTAACAACATCTCTAGTTGGGCATGATTTGGGTCTCCTTCCACCAATGATGGTGTTTCGTGGTGAGAACCTTCTCCTGTCTCTTTAAGAGGAAAACTAGGGGGAGGTCTTCTTAAGatcccttttccttttccttgagCTGCTTCATTGTTGGTAGACCCCGATGAACCAAAGTACTGTTCATATGAATCGGGGAGTCCGAATCTGAATTCTTCCTTGAACCCAAGTAAGCGAACTTCAAACTTGGGATCCAATGTTGACTCCATTTGTGATAGTTCACCTTGCACCTTCACCATTTCTTGTTGCAAAATATTGACTTCCTTTTGAAAACGAGTAGTTACACCTTCCCCGGTCATCGGAATCGATAGCTCTAACACCCTGTTAAGAGTTAAACTAGAATGTAGAAATTTGCAGAAACAAGGTTGAAAGGAAGAAAATGAGAGAGTGAGAACTTAGAGGAGGAGaggaaaatgtataaaaattgtACTGCTCGTCATTCTCCTTACATCTAGacaatatttaaaagaaataaaataaacaattgaCAACTGTCCTGCCAAAATAACTAATCGTCTGTTACTTAAAAGATTAAAACGCATCGTTTTCATTAAGGTAGAAAGGTTCCATTTTGCTCCAAGACAAATACACACTGTTTTATTTTGCTCAGTTTTTAGCTCATATAATTgaattgttataaaaaaatattttaatatcttttaagcaatttgatattttaaatgaatgaatttataaaataaatgatgaaatgagaaaggagaaaataaataaaataaagacatgAATATCTTAACACAAACCATACATATAAACTTATATAATAAATTTGAGGAAGCgggtatttttattttcttatctttCCTTGTTTGTCCTTCCTCTCTTGCTACACTGCCTCCTAATTCTATGTGTTCTTTTTATAGTGTTTTATAgattacatattatatataaaataattgtttccTATAAAAAGGAATTAATTAACTGTTGAGTGTTATTGGAAGACATGCTAACATGTAATCAACTATTTAGTTAACTCTGTTGAAAAATAGGTATAACTATAAATTTAGTTTCTTACTCATTGCAACTTTTgttaatttgaatataattaatcaaattacatcatttaactttaattactaacattgctaaatttttttaatgaagtAACAGAATTAACATTCTTACTTTGCATgcttttaagtttattttttcaaAGTTCAATCAAGTGACAAGGTAGGGTTTCAATTTTTTGTTCTTCTAAATGCCAATGATAATATTAGATTACCATTAGAGATTATggtttattttaaaactaatagGATATCGTTTAGGTGATTATTATCCATATTTTGGCCCCGTCTCCGCAATTAAACTAGACCGAAAGGCGACTTTTCTTCAGAATTTCTTCAAGCTTTGGTTTCTTGAACTTGTGTATGTGTTAATTGCTTGAATAAAAGGGAGTACTGATAGAATTTAACTGCTTCGTTTGATagttttacaaaaatttaaattcttttatttattatttatctcttattaatttaattaattagaaataaaataatcatttaatattatcacttaacataaatttttattatttatctcttaattaatttaaattatttagagAAAATTGATTATGACacaatatgatattatttttatcaatGGTAGTTTTAGTTTGACCCACGGTAATTCCAACTTCCAACTTGACACATGCCACTTTGTAATTGGTCGGAGAATTTTCTTCGTCTACAAACCCAAAAATAGATGGAAAGTTAATATCTGTTAACTTTATTGACGTGACATCTACGTATATGCCacataatcaattaattaatttttaaaattaaatatatttttaaattttttaaaattttaaataattaattaattgttgaaatGGAATCCATATGATAATTTACTTGTATGCTACATCAGCAAAATTAACAAACGTTAACTTTTTGTTGTAAAGTTAAATGGAGCACtaaattgatttgttttttttttagctAAAAAGAGACTGATATTAATAAATAGCTCAAGACAAACAGTATCTGAAACGTTAGAAGGAAAGTAACATGAAACGACTAACAAAACAGCTGGCAAGCACCaacaaaaaacaaacaaagaaagaaaaacgcCTAGAAACAATCAATACCAAACCACCAGAAAACAACACTTGAGCCAAAGAAAACCACTGTCTTACACCCAATATCAGCCATTTCTCTCCTCACCATCAGATTCTGGAACAAGTATAATGAGAGAACAAGCACTTAGGACGACCCTCCTCTGTTTCCAAAGTACACCAAGATGAACTCAGCTCCGCCGGTCCCAAGCTAAACGGTCCTACAATGCCGCTAATCGGACTGATTCAGGCACTCCAGTAAGCCAATCCCCATAGATCTTTCGTCTCCAGCCCTCTAATGCTAGTGTATGAGCCGCCTCATTAATCAATCGAGTCACTGCAAGGTAAGATATCTCCTCAAAAGACATACCCAAAATATAGATGTGATGTGTAATTGGTCTGAGCACCGATTTATCCTTCTCCtttcttttaacatttttttataattgtcaGCAAATCGCCTTTCACAACCAGTCGACGGAAACACATCCTACCCGCGAAGATTAGCGCCCTTTCACAAGCCCTAGCTTCTGCCACAAACGCATCGGCAACATCATTAAAGAGATAAGTTTCTACCCCTACAATCTCACCTGTAAAATTTCTGGCTAGAATTGCTGTTACAGCAAGCTTCTCCTCCTTTAGGAATGACGCATCAAAGTTTAACTTGATAACTCCTGGGTCCGGTGGTCTCCAGATCTCCTTAATCAGTGGTCTAGGAGGGGAACAGGGAGACATAAAATTAAGACAAATGTTGTGCACATATCCCCGAATAAACCCTAGCACCTCCTACATCGAGAAGTAAACCCCTTCATGAACTAGCTTATTTCTATGGAACCAAAGACTCCAAATGGAGATCACGATGATTTGTTTTTGTTGTTCATCAGCTGCAAAGAACATTTTAACAAAATGGAGTATGTGACCCACCGAATCTTCGAATGAAGGAATCTGTACTATTAACAACGCTCACACCCTCTGCAGGATACTACAAGACTACAGCAGGTGATCGGAATCCTCCAGCTCTTCCTTACACAACAGACACGATACAGCTGCACACAAAGTCCTACGCGCCAAGTTACCAAAATGAGGCACCAAATTATTCACCAGCCTccaaatatgtattttaattttccCTGGAATGTTCAATGACCATAAAGCATTTTAAAATACTTTGTAATCCTCACCAAAAGAGGATCTGTAAGTAGAGTCTCGTAAGTAGTCAGTATTAAGAGCCCAATATCCACTCTTAACAGAGTATTCCCCAGAACCCTCATGTTTCCAAACCAACCTATCCTCCTGACCACTTTCAGAAATGGGAATAGCAAAAATACGGTCCGCTGTACTCTCATCCACCAAGTAATAAACCAGATCCCTATCCCAGGTACTAGTCTCCGTGTTAATTAGCTGATTGACAGTAGTCCAATTAGGCCTAATCATCTGTACTGAAATACGATTATTCTCTCTTCCAAGTAACTAGAGGTCATTCCAGATGTTGATACGATCACCCTTCCCAACCCGCCACAGCACCCCTTCTCTAATTACCTCACGAGCACTGCAGAGACTTCTCTAGGTAAACGAGGGGTAAGATCCAATTTTTGTTGATAAAATATCAGAAGACGGAAAATACCTGGCTTTAAAGACTTTAGCTAACAAACAATAAGGTTGATCAAAAATACGCCAAACTTGCTTTGCTAATAAAGCTTTATTAAATAAGAACAAATTTTTAAAGCCTAACCCCCCAAAGCACTTCGGTTTGCATAACATCTCTCAACTGCTCCAGTGGATACCTTTCGATGACTTATTGTTTGTCCACCAAAATCTGTTCATAATTCATTCGAGCTTACAACATAGTGACTTCGGCAATAAAAAACATTGCATAGCATTAATTGGAGCTGCTTGTAGAACCGATTTAATAAACACCTCCTTCCCTTCCATAGACAAATAGCACAACCTCCATCCTTCCACGCGTTTTCTGAGTCGATCTGCAAAGTTAGCAAAAGCCCACATTTTCCTCTGGCCTACCATCATAGGCAAGCCCAAAATATTTCTTCGGGTTCACAGCCTCCTGAACTCCTAACAGGTTGACAATATCCACCTTGGCATTAGAGTTTACATTCGCACCAAAATAAATAAGAGACTTATCAAAATTCACCCGCTGTTCTGAAACAATTTCATATTCCCTTATTATATCCCGAACCACTCTTTCCCCATTACACGAAGCATCTCCAAAGAGAATGCAATCATCCGCAAAAAACAAATGATTAAGGGTCAATCGTTCCCTACCGACAGATGCACCCATCATTCGACCCTTCTGTTTCGCATCCTGTAAAAGCGTAGAAAAGCCCTCAGCACAAATCAAAAATAGGTATGGACTAAGAGGGTCACCTTGTCGTAACCCTCTTGAAGGAAGAAACCATTCACTGTTCGCTCTATTAAGGCTAACTGAGTAAGAAACGAAACAAACACACCTCATAACAAGCACAATCCAATCAGCATGAAAACCTAGATACTTCATCATTCTAGCCAAAAAATCTCATTCAACACGATCATAGGCTTTACTCATATCAAGCTTAAGTGCAAAGTTCCCCTTCTTGCCTTTTCTCTTCATTTTGAGTGAATGGAGGACTTCATAAGCAATCAACACATTGTCCGGGATAAGTCTTCTCGGGATGAAAGCTCATTGAGCTTCATTAATACAATTGCCCAAAATATCACTCATACGGATAACCAAGACTTTCGTCACAATTTTGTAGATAACGTTACAAAGGCTTATAGGCCTAAACTGGGTCATATTCTTAGGTTTGTCCACTTTGGGAATCAAAATGATACGCGTTTTATTAATATCACCTATTTCAGTCTGACCATGCAAGATAGGTAAACAATACCGTGAAATCTCTGTACCAATAATATGCcagtatttttggaaaaaaaattacagGAAATCCATCAACACCAGGAGCTTTCAAAGGGGTCATTGACTGAACGACATTGGCAACATCCTTCTCAGTGAATTGTTTTAACAAACTATCATTCATGCTATCAGAAAACCACTTCTCTACTAATCCAAATAGATGCTCATCCGATCCCATTTCTGATGCTATAAACAGCTTACCAAAATAATCTGAAGCTATCTTGATACACTCGAGAGTTGAAGTAGTTCGTCTACCATTCTCATCttctaattcaaaaattctaccacAGAGGTGGCGTTGCACCGCAACCGTGTGGAAATATTTGGTATTTCGATCGCCATTCTTCAACCAGTTGACTCGGGCTCGTTGCTCCCAAAATAGTTCTTCTTTGTCAGCTTCCAAATTAAGCCCTAATTGAACCTCCATAATTTCCTTAAGGGTCTCATCAGAAACTTCCCGATGATAAAGACTGTTTAACTTTTCTTCCAGATCCACACaaatctttttctcttctttatcCCTTGACTTACTCCACTTTTGCATTTGGTGACCAATTCTCTCAAGCTTGCTCGGTACACAACCAGATGTATCCTCCCACCATCTTCGAACCCTTTCCTCAAATAAGCTTTCCAAACACCACTTGGCCTCAAACTGAAAAGTCTAAGCTTCGTTACTCTTGCTCCGAGCTTCCCATCTCGCCCTTATGATATCAAGAAGAATGGGGCAATAATCTGAAAAGGAGTGGCACAAGTGTTTAAGTTGATAATGTGGAAAAAAACTTACCCAGCCCAACGTAGCAACTCCCCGATCCAGCCGCTCACGTATGTTTGTAGCAGCGAATCTACCTCTTTCCCATGTGAACCACCGACCAATAAAATCTAAATCATTGAGACCACAATCTtctaagaccgtatgaaaatccTTCATCTGACGTTTTAACCTAAGGCGACCCCCTTTCTTCTCAAATGACTTGGTAATTTCATTAAAGTCCCCCAGAACAACCCAAGGAATTGATTGCTCATCGTTTAATTGTCAAAGTAGATTCCATGAAGCACTTCTACTCCATTCATCCGGATTCCCATAAAACCCTGTTAGTCTCAAATAATTACCACATTCAGTATCATGAACCTCAACATCAATATGAAAAGAGGAAAAACTCCTAAGCTTAATCAAGGCATTTCCATTCCAACCCAGAGATAAACCACCTTTAGAGCCTATCGCTCCAACATCAATACCATTCGCAAAACCACACTTCAGTCTGTCTAGTTCCATCTTCTTTGAACTTaactttgtttccataagaaaCAAAATTCGGGGATTAATGGCCTTCAATTTATTCTTGAGCCTCTTTACTGTTTGTGATCTCCCCAAACCACGAACATTCCAACTTAGTATTTTCATTGGTCCCGGCTGCTCTGGTCACCAGAGCTAGTCGATAAATGCATAGAACTTGAGCCCTCTTTAGATCCTAAAAAATTGAGCAGTTTTTCCACCACCCTCTGTCGCCTCTTTCCTTCCACTAGCGCTACAACATCATTTTCCTCTTCCAATACCATGTCCATGGGCCCCCTCCCAAATCCGTTGATAGCCAAACCATCTTGTCCCCAGTTACGCCAATTGTGTTGATCACCAGCAACCTTCTGTAATTTGTCAGCAAAAAACTATGAGCCATCAGCTTCACGTAACCATTTACTCACCTCCGAAGTCCTGCGCCTCACCACTGCACGCAATGATAAATCCCAACCAAAAACAATTTTTGAAGGCTCAATTTTTAGCCTGAAGGGACAAAAACTCTCCCCATGCCCTAGTTTTCCACATATAAAGCAAAATAGACTTAGTTTTTCATACTTAAAGCGAGCATAAGCAGTCATAGCCTTCCCAACTTGAATTTTCTTCTTCCGTTTCAATGGAGCAGACACATCCAAACAGACCCGAATATGCATATACTTCTTAGAACCCAAAACCGGGGTAGCAGAATCATACTCGAGAAATCTTCCACAAAAGTTCCCTAATTGTTTTGCCAACGATTCAGAAATCAGTCCTGGAGGCAACTCGTGAACTTGGACCCAAAATTCTGTAGAATTTAATTCCAACATCGCCAGATTTCCCCCATACGAAATTCTTTTCAGAATAATCAAATGGTTATTGAAAAACCAAGGTGTTCCAGCAAGCACCCTAGCAATGTCTACTTCTTGAAAAAATTGGAATAGATACCGGTTTTCCCTTATATCCGTAATGCAGATTCCTCCAATAGGATACCAGAGATCAGCCATCGTATTCCGTAATGAGGGGAAGTGTACAACACTGTCTGTTAAACAGCGCCCCACAAGATAAAATTAGGAGATATTTTCCACCGCTGCTACATCCTCTTGGATCGCTTCTTCCTCCTCATCCACTAACCTCAGATTTGCCAAGTCATCTTCCATGAGAAAAGCAGTCAATGCCAACAAAACCAACAGGACTGGATTAATTATCGAGATCAGATTCTACGAAATAAAGAGAAACCAAAGGAAACGTGCCAGGCGGCAGACAGAAACAAACGTGCCAGGCGGCAGACTTTAGGgttaaaaataatttgttttttttataaagctGAATGGCTAAATAAGTTATTATGACTTTgtgatattatttaaaataaaaatacaacataaaaatatatttatttattttatgaaaaatgtatTCATAGcattacatatttatattaaaattttattaatagaaaaagtaattaataataaatttttatgttaaattataatgtCAAATAAGtctttaaaaatactaattaaatataacatattttaatactataattatatatgtatatcctaaaatctataaaatttaaaattaatgataatataaaatgtttgacataatatattaatttaataatataataactatttttatactagatgattaaacatgatttattatacaatattaataacattactaataaatttaattttgatgacTTGTGAATTTGGTTgtactttttgttttatttttttaataatttgagaACTTaggttttacttttattcttgATTGATTAATGTTTAACGTTTTAATTgatattaaatgtttattaatagtattatcttaatataattttttagatttatagAGGGTTTATCTTTATTTAAATTGGATTTTGAATAAAGTTTAAATTGAGTTTAGATTTAAGTTCGGGCTtggatttaaatatatattagatttaaTAGATGCAAAGTCGGTTAATTTGATTTAAAGAGTTTTGAATTTCGAAAAATTAACTAAATACATAACCCGACCTTAAATTGAAACTGCCCATTGAACTGAAAAATCGAATTTATTCATTGGTTAATTGAATTAGCTCGATTTggtcaattaaattaattttaccaCGTTAGTGTATTTTAACAATGTTagttaaatacataaaaaattgaattaatttaatttaattttttcataaaaaatttaagttgcCATAGATTAATATAAATGCATTGGACGGAAGTAGTCAAGAAACAGAGGCTTCAGTTGAAGATTTAAaactagaaaagaaaaggaagaaagtgTTTTCATTTCACACTTGCGTGCGGAGGTAGGGATACTCAAACACCTGTCTCATTATGAGCTACCGGATTGGAAGAGAATAGTTTCAAGCAATCAAACCCACGTCTGAACACACTTGTCTCCGGACTGCAGGTCGCTCTTTTTTTTCAACTCCCAACTCAACTGATGTTTGTTGCATTCTCCATTtattaaacatcaaattcattctTAGCTCTGGGTCTCTGTGTTTTTCCTTCTTATATACCTTCAAATCTTAGTAACTTCATTTCTAACATTTAAAGCTTTTTTAATGGAAATCGCTTCAGGAAAATGGTTATCTCAACTGGTAAATATTGTTCTTCCATTGCTTCCAATCATCTCAAGATCAGGGATTCAAATAACGGAACGTTTTCAGAATAGCGACTGTTATATAGCGGTAGCGCCGCCGACCGAAACCGCTATTGCTGAAAATAACGGAGGGAAGCGGATTCACACCGATAACGGTGGATAGCGGCCGCAATTTAACAGATAACGGACAATTGCGGCAATAACGGGCCGCTATTCCCGTTATTTTCCTTTTCcgtaaattaaaaacaaaaaatcaagTGCTGTAGATGGAGGTGAATAGTGAAAAGTGAGAAAAAAAGACTGAATCAATGTATGTactttataataaaacaaaaggcaaGGGAATATATTCCCTCCCAACCTGCAAAATCGGTCAAGTTTCAAACTTTCAatcaaaacaaagtaaaataaagtaaagtaaaaaAGACTGAAAGTCAGATTAAAAACTCACTCACAAGTCACAACACAAGCAAACGAAAAGGCAAAATATATTTCTTCATTCTCCATAATTCGGCAAGTGAAAAAACACAACCACAAGGCACGGACAGCAAGCAAAGCAATAGATCAAGATCAAGTAAGTAGAAAACTAGCCTGCATGTCTTGAATCTGCAACATAGAgtgattttttgagatttttatcCCCAGATCTATATTCTACACAAAAAAAGGGGGTTTAAAATGTTTTCAGCGATTTCCGACCACCGTGCACAGCGGCGCCGTCGCTGGTGACCGGCGGCTGCCACGGTGGTCGATGGCCGGATTCTGGGTAACGGTAGAGAAAAAAGATAAttgagagaaaaaggaaaaaaattatttgaagaatggCTGAAATGAAGAttctgaaaaaaaatttatttaaataggccttcaaaacgacgccgttttgggcagGCCACTCTGGCACCAAAACAACGCCGTTTCGGCCTAACCCGTGCACTTACCCAACCCGTttcctaggatccgcgtgtttttaatggAAGGGTTAATTTTGCTTTTAGCCCttcctattttttattatttacaatcaagcttatttcttttttaattttgttctaTAATTTATTTcgtatttcaatttggtccaccttgaagctgtgcgttttgaaggatggggattatttcccatttgatccattttttttatttgtgcattcaatttggtcctttttcgttttatttatttCGGATTTGCCgcaaatttatgttttaagttcaatttagtccctttttttgttatttttgctattttatttattaaattaattaatttaatattactattactattattatttttccttttttattttattatttatttacttgttattattaccatatttttaaaatttaattagttttgcattattatttcaattatatttcttttcatatttatttacctaaatattttaaatacatttattttattatatcattttatttatctatatagTATATCCTTTcatataatttttacttttaagatttttattattgttattattattattaataccatcatcatcatcatcattattattattattattaccattattattattattattaaattgttttacacaatatttatttatttatttctataatattAGGTCTTTACTTtagctttaaattttgtttactttttttggtattatattgttgataatataaataatgagttgcttatatttctaaatataattttatgtttcttatataaataaaaataaagcatgccACCACGTGAAGAGTTCCCGACTAAAGGATTGGAGGGTGCACCAAGTAATGATATAGGTTGGCACTTTGGAACTCCAGTGCCAAATGCGAGAGGAAGTATCGTATGTAAACTTTGTGGTAAAGTTGTGAAAGGAGGAATAACACGATTtaaagagcacattgctcataaaaccggcaatgttgcaccatgccctaatgttactggtatgtgatactttattattattattaaatgttattgtaaatttatcaataaagattatatataattgataataatataaagtgtgaattatttttattttattaacaggtGTCATTAGAGAAAGTATGATGAATGTACTAAAAGAAAGCAACacaaagaaaatagacaaaaagaggagaaaagatgAATTCTTATCTCAATTAACAGAAGAGGAGGATGAGCATGAGGGATTCATTGATGAGGTTTCTGCTATAAGGCAAGCAACTCGAGAAAGTATCCAATCACAACACGAGTGGCATAGAAGGGAAGAATTCAGACGAAGTACTGGTGGTTGGGATAACATTTATGAAGAAGGACGATCTTCTCATGGATCAGCTAGAGAACATAATAGAGAAAGAACAAGTAAATCTATTCCAGGTGAGTCTGAGTTTACCTTAAGGGGAGCTATACCTGAATTGGTTAGAAGCAAAAGTTCAAAGCAACCAAAGGTCAATGActcttttttaaagagttttcgaaggaagataggtgaagcggtatctaaatttataatatatgaaagacttccttttcaattagcaagctctccatggttgtataacttaattcaagtggCAACAGAAGTTGGACAAGGTGTAAAGCTCCCAACACCTTATGAGGTTTCAGATGTGTATTTGGAGTCAGAGTATCAACGAGTTCATGATTGGGTAAATGTACTAAAGACTCATTGGAAAGAATTGGGTGCAACTCTAATGTGTGATGGTTGGACCAACAGTTTGAATCAAATGCACATCATTAATTTCCTTGTTTATTGCAGTAAAGGAACCATTTTTTGGAAATCGGTAGATGTCTCAAGTGTCCGTAGTAGAGATGCTGAATTCTACTACCGTTTGTTAGATTCAGTTGTAgaagaaattggagaaaattacatTGTCCAAATAGTGACTGATAATGAGGTAGCAATGAAAGCTGCTGGAAAAAAGTTAATGTTGAAAAGACAACATCTATATTGGACCTCATGTGCAGCTCACTGTTTAGATTTATGCCTTTGAAGATATTGGGAAAAAGCCCAGTGTAGCAAAAGTGTTAGATGAGGCAAAGAAAGTGACTTGCTTTATATACAATCACATTTGGACTGTTGATTTGATGAAGAAGTATACACAAGGGAAACAAATACTTCGACCCGCTCTTACTCGATTTGcaactcatttcattcaacttgaagagataacaagacaaaagcaaggtttgagagaaatgtttaattcaaaggtcagtattttataattagttaatataattacttaaatatagtAACCTTTAGTGATTTTAttagttccaaataatttaaattatattattttaaaatttttcttatgaatatataggaatttaaagaatca from Gossypium hirsutum isolate 1008001.06 chromosome D12, Gossypium_hirsutum_v2.1, whole genome shotgun sequence includes these protein-coding regions:
- the LOC107941076 gene encoding uncharacterized protein, which produces MPPREEFPTKGLEGAPSNDIGWHFGTPVPNARGSIVCKLCGKVVKGGITRFKEHIAHKTGNVAPCPNVTGVIRESMMNVLKESNTKKIDKKRRKDEFLSQLTEEEDEHEGFIDEVSAIRQATRESIQSQHEWHRREEFRRSTGGWDNIYEEGRSSHGSAREHNRERTSKSIPGESEFTLRGAIPELVRSKSSKQPKVNDSFLKSFRRKIGEAVSKFIIYERLPFQLASSPWLYNLIQVATEVGQGVKLPTPYEVSDVYLESEYQRVHDWVNVLKTHWKELGATLMCDGWTNSLNQMHIINFLVYCSKGTIFWKSVDVSSVRSRDAEFYYRLLDSVVEEIGENYIVQIVTDNEVAMKAAGKKLMLKRQHLYWTSCAAHCLDLCL